Part of the Vigna radiata var. radiata cultivar VC1973A chromosome 11, Vradiata_ver6, whole genome shotgun sequence genome is shown below.
TTCTCGGCAACCGAACAAAGCTGGCGTCACGCTCTCCAACAAGACCAACACCAATGGGACCTTCTCCTCCAGTAAGACTCTCTACGACGACGTTTACGGTGGTCCTCCCAAGTTCGCCGTTTCAACCCTCTCCCCTCGTTTCGAAGACTACCGTGAGATTTTCGGAAGCTTCCACACCGCACGCGCTTCCTCCATTCCACTGCTCGATCTTCCCGCCGTCCACGACGCCGAGGCCTTCTTCGATCCCCGAAGCCACTCTTTCAACTACACCGAAGTTTTCGGTGCGTTGGATTTTGAGCTTCCGTCCGACAACTTATTTCACCGCCACACTGCTCTCAACGCTGCCTCCTCTGAAGAAGCCTGGTAATGCCAATGCTACTACTGTCCTAGCTAACTATCTTACTTCGTTTGTTTAGTTCGCGATCCCTTCGCGGgttctgttttcttttatgtGAGGAGTAGTTTAGAGGATTGGCAACTCAGTTGCTTGCTGGTTTTTATGTTTGGCTCTGTTCGAGTGAACTGATGACTTTGATGGAGGGAAATCGTCGCATTTGGTTGGGGGCGGGGCGTTCTTgtgatttaatttaatgaattgtGTGCTTGAAAAATTAGTTCTCCTGTGATGAAATTGGGGGTCGCTTTTGCTCTTGAGGACTTTGATCCTTGGTCACTTTCGTTTTTCCAGTGATACGGGATTAGTGTGTTGTAGATTAACAGTTCAAGTGGTGAACCAGTTGTAGTTTATTGTGATATATGGAATCGTGGACTCCTGGTATCTGTAATTCCAGGTGTTATGCTTTAAAGTATTTTTGTGCATGTTGTAAAATCTGCTTAATTGCGCTAAGTACATACACACAGATTATTGGTTTTAGTTTacttcaaaaaattcaaatgttgCTTAGACTGTATTCAGTGCAAATAGTTCTGCAATGTAATCATGAACTTTCATCATTTGCAGGAGTCCTGCAGAAACTGATTCATTTTCTGAAGAGTTAGATCAATCTGCAATTAATCAAAGCATTTTGAATGGAAATATTTTCCACTCCGTTGATGGTAATGTGGGATCGAACATTCTGTATCATAAGGTCAATGGTACAAGAAATGAACATATGTCAAAGGGGAAGAATCAATCAAGTCAGCTGCATGCTGTTCCTGGTTACGGACAAGTATACGATGAAACTACAGAATTGCATCGAACTGATTCCTCCTGTCTAGTTGCTGATGATATTGATCTTGATCTTGATATGGAATTTAGTACCGAGAAAGTGAAGGGGAACCAACCAAGGGCAACAACCATGTCAAAACTGCGCAATTTTACCTCCGGGGAACAGACTTTTGACAGTGATCTAAATCTTCAAAATGCAGGAAGCAAAAAGGATTCTCATTCTGGTGAGATGTTCATAACTGTGTCTGACATCAACCTCAGAAGTATCCCTTCTCAAGTGCCTCCCCCATCTCGTCCACCTCCTGTACTGGATGCAAAAAAGGACATGTGTGGACTTCATTCAAACAGCAGACTGGTTGTTTCTGAAGAGACACCTGGTGCTGTTTCACCACCTTTCTTTGATGCGGAGGATCATATGAATTCATCTGCTACAGCTTCTGCTGGTGCTATGAATGAAGCAATGCTTAGAGCAGAAGCACAACTTAGAAGTACCAAAGAATTAAAAGGGAGAAAGAAATGGGATTGTGAAACCTATTCAAAATCAAGTTATGATGCAAAAGTTAATAAAGCAAAGATGTGTAAGGATATCACTGGATTAAATAGCTTGAATGATGAGACAGCTCTGGGAAGTTATGACTGGAGACATTCAAAAGCAAAATTATATGTCACAGATGACAGGCAGGAATTTAAGAAATCTTCCCCAGAAACTATGGAAAATTTAGAAGGGAAAAGCGCAGTAAGCATGTTTGAGGAAAAGAACAAGATGGAATCCCGATCATCTATAGAATCCGATGGAAGCACAGAAGTTGGAACATGGAAAGATGAAtctgatttttttgaattagcGGGAATGGAAGAATCTAGAATGGTAACTCAAACTGCAAAGCAGAGTAAGAATTTGGTGCACGGTACTGGAGCTCAAAAACATGGTCAGAAGGAAAGAGAGGCATCTAATGTGCAAGAAAAGCGTAAACAAGTAAAAGCAACTGAAGGAAACTATCAGGTGGAGGAGtatgagaaaaaatataaagcaaCAAAAGAGGTTCGTGAACATGATGAAAACATTATGAATCCTGAAGCATCTAATTTGAAACGGAGGCAAAGAGAGCacatgaaaatggaaaaaatgcCCAAAGTATTTGAGgaggaagaaaatgagaagacTATAAAAATAGCCCACCAACAtggaaaaagtgaaaagaaagtAACTGAAGCTGACCAATATGCAATCATGGAAGACATATGTGAGATGGGACACAGAGAGCATAAACAAGCAGAAACCCAGGAACCCACAGAAGTGGATAGGCAAACAGCAAATGACATTCGGCAGGCCACAGGACTTAGGGAAAATCAGAAGAAACTAAGGGATGTTGAAAAGCAACAACAGAACGTGAGTAGGCGCAAGCAATCTGAGAAAATGgaggaaaatagaaaaacacaaagcgAAGCTTTTGCTATAGGACAAACTGACCAGGAGGAAAAACTGAAAGGTTCTGGGAAGCTGGAAAATATTGTTGAAGGATCAAATGTGGTTTTTGAATCTGATCACACCGAGGAAACatgcaaaagtgaaaaagaaatgaGATTGAAACTAGGTAAACGGATTCAGATGAATAAGGGACTGAAAGAAGCTCACGAAAGAGTAGAAATTGAGAAAAACCTCAAAAGTTCTTTTGAAAACGAAGAAAGTGATGGAGGCGTAATACCTGCTTTCAGGTGGGATGAGAATGGAAAGCGGCTTAAGGAAGACATTGAACTGGAAGTAAAGGAGATAAGGCTGAAAGAGGCTTCTAAGCAGAGGGAAAATAAGGCATatgaaaaatatcaaagtaCAAAGGAATTTGAAGACTTTTATGATGGGCATAGAGAAGGAAATAGACTTTCAGAATCAGGGGACGGGGAAGGGATTCAGAAAGTTATGAATCAAACTCCAGTGCAAGAACAGATTAATAGGATGCTGAGTGAggatcaaaagaaaaaaatcactgAGAGCACATCAAGCCAAACATTTGCCATGGAAGGGAGTGTAGCTGTATCAAATGAGAATAGACACCTGGAGCAATCTGAGAATATGGACAAAGATCGTGGAATGGAAAAATGTAAGGGACTGAACAAGGCTTTGGATGACAAGGAACGGAAAGACGGGGGAAACGTGAAGAATGCTAAAGCAACTGATGAGACATGGGAAATAGAGAATGACGAAGATCTAGCTACTCAATCAGCCTCCATAGATGAAGAATTTATTAGGAAACTGAAGATATTTAAAGAATCTGCTGCTGaccaaaatattgaaaagatGAGAACTGAATGCAAAGTTGGAGAAAAGCAATTGAAAGGGGTAGAGATGGAAAATCAACTGGATAATGTAAAGTTCAGTGCACCTGAACAAATGACTGCAGGAGATGCAGAGCATTCAAAAACCCAGTCAGAAAAGGAGGAAGACACAGTGACAAAGGTTGATTGCAGAAGGAGCACGGAAACAGCTGAACCTGTTGTTCAGGAGACTGTAAATGCTCAGAAAACTGCCCAGTTGTTTCATATTGGTCAATCCACAGAAAGCAAAACTAAGAGTATTAATGAAAAATCTGCAATAATTAAAGATACTGAAAggatgaaaagagaaaatgagtcGGAAAATGATCATCTTAGAAAGATGGAAGAGGAGGTGGATATAGAAAGAGTACGAGAAAAAGAAGTTGAGAAAGCAGTGCTGGAGGCCGAGAGGGAGAGGGAAAGGGAAAAGGATAGGATGGCTGTTGATAGAGCAGCTTTTGAGGCTCGGGATAGGGCATACGCTGAAGCTTGTGAAAGGGAAGAAAGGGCTGCATTTGAAAGAGCAACTACGGAAGCACGGTACAAAGCTCTGGCTGAGGCCAGGGAAAGACTTATGAAGGCATGTGCTGAGGCCAGGGACAAGTCATACATTGATAAAGAAACTGCAGAGGCAAGATTGAAAGCAGAACGTGCTGCTGTAGAAAGAGCAACTGCAGAGGCTCAAGACCGGGCCCTGGAGAAGTTAAAGAATGAAAGGACTGCGTTTGAGTCCAGAGAACGGTTAGATAGATCTGTAACTGACAATTTTTGTGGAAGACAGGACTCTTCATCCTCAGTAAGTATCTGTTTAAGTCTACTGTTGATAAATTGTGACATTGTCCATCATATTTCTAATGAATGAAATAATAGGATATGCTGGATCCACAGTTTCAGAACTCTAGCCCCTCAACGGTTTCCAGACATCCATATTCTCTTTATGGTGGTATGTAAAATTGAACGTTCCTGCAATGCTTTAGTATGTAGTCTCGTTTAATATTTACCACATCCTGCTATATAATCTTGgctaaatatttcaatttctttaagctGCCTCTTTTTCTGAGAGATCAGAAAGAGAAGGTGAATCAGCTCAGAGGTGTAGAGCTAGACTGGAGAGGCATCGCCGAACAGCTGAGCGTGCAGTAAGATCTTCAATCTTTTGACGATCAAATATAAATGCACATACACAATGACATTATGATGAATTTTCTGCAAATTTCAGGCAAAAGCTTTGGCAGAAAAGAACATGCGTGACCTTCTAGCTCAGAAGGAGCAAGCTGAGAGAAATGTGATCcatataatttttctcttagTATAAATTGTTGTTTCTGTGGCTCATTGGTTACTCAAGCCTGCTGCTTTTTGCAGAGACTATCAGAGACTCTGGATGCTGAAGTAAGGAGGTGGTCAGGTGGAAAAGAAGGAAATTTGCGTGCCTTACTTTCTACATTGCAATATGTAGGTGCACATATTCTGAACTAGGTTTATGCTGCTTCTATAACCTCCTACTCCCAATTTCGCACAAATAAACACACAGTATAGTTTGTCATGTTTAGGTCGAGATGACGAGTCTCAAATAATGAGATATGTATCTATCGGGATGCTTGATGAAGATGTTTAAAACTTCTGCAATTTATGACCTTTTGAGTTGCGATGAGCAACCATCCATATAATCTAAAATTGGTtccatttttaactttttttacttttcagaTCCTTGGGCCTGATTCTGGGTGGCAATCAATCCCATTGACGGAGGTCATTACTTCTGCTGCTGTGAAGAAAGCTTACAGGAAGGCCACCCTGTGTGTTCATCCTGACAAATTACAGCAACGTGGAGCTAGTATTCAACACAAATACATATGCGAAAAAGTTTTTGATCTTTTGAAGGTGTGTAATGCAACAAGCTATCTTTCACTTTGttagttttattcatttttttgttgCAAAAAAAATGTCCTGTACCTAGTATGGATAAGGAGTGGGAAAAATTTTCCTGGTTCACTAAGTGGGCGGAGGGTAAACTATTAAGAATGAACACTTTACACTGTACAACAAAAGCATTAGTAGGATTCAGCAAAACAAAATCATGAGTGGGCCAAAAATGAAATGAACTTGATTTCacttataaaattcatttatcaCATTATTTGATGAGTTCACCTCGCAGTTTAAGTTTATTGCTTTTTATGCTTCATTCCAGTCAATTAATGACAAAGCTTTGTAGTTCGGTTACGCTTCATACACTTCACTAATTATTATACTTCATCTACTTCAGGAAGCTTGGAACAAATTCAACTCAGAGGAGCGGTAACATGCCTGGCGGCCCAGGTCTGgtttttctctctccctttcTCTTGCAATTGTGTATAGAAGCCTCACCTTTGCCGGAAGGCACGCAGTCCCAGCTTCCAAAaccttttataattattttgtcaaAGTATATGTTCTGCTGTAATAGTCTCATCAAAAGTAAATAGATACATAAATTATGAAGCTGTAGAAGCTAAATTGGCAATATGTATGagcaaaatatttgttattatcacTCATTAataatctttaagaaaaaaaaggtacCAAGAAAGAAAGTGGACAAAACTCGTTGGATGTTATCGACGCCTATTTAACAAGATTGCCTACTTACCCTAGTTTACTGGTGCAAGATTCGCTGCTGTTCATATTGCACGTCTTATCATGTATTAACATTCATATTTGTTAAGAATTTCAGTCACATTATGTGATTCGATAAACCATCTAAGTTTTGTTAGTTAGTTCCATAGGAATGGACTCAACTTACTCGAtctctaacaaaaaaaaaaaaaacctaacaaAAGAAAGTCTATCTATTATATGTTGTTTCACATGTATTTTAAAACTCacatatatttgtaaatattttaaaaaaatattatataaaattttaaaataaaattataaaaaaatatataaaatataatataaattaaattaaatataaatttaattaacatataattGACATTTAtggtatatataatataatatcacacttgatttgtttataaataaatattaaaatatttattatttataactaCTAAATATCTatgcatattaattttttgttgtgaaTTTTATTCGTGttgtgattttaaaagtaatacaaCTGCATAGACATTTTAGTAACTCCGAACAATCATTATGTTGTAGTCTTCATCCCAATATGTATTGAgcaagatattattattattattttaacaaaagtaATATTGTATTCCTTAGTGAAAAGGGACTAAAGGCGAATTTTTTACAATAACTTTTGGCTCTTGTTAGAACTGAATTTGAGTTTACCTTAGATATAAAACTTTGAAACTTGACACGGCTAAATGTCATACATTAGAAGGTAGGACTGAAAAGCATCACGAAAACAATGACAATTGATGCAAAACTGTTTGGGTTGTATTTCATTTTACAATCTGCTTATCAACAGGCCACTGGAAAGTATTGGAAGACTCTGTCATCGTGGTTTGTTTCTTTGGGCTAAATTTGCTTCTCAGATTCAGAACAGCTTATAGTCAAGTCCCACCCCAACCAAAATATAagcatttcttttatattataaattcaattagtgttactttttaaaaaatataatcaataatgTACACACGATTGATATATAAAAGACTGAAATTTTGTCATACCCATAtaacaatgaaaaaataattagaatgtGTGGGTAACTACTGGGAATATTACCACCACAGtttattaaacaattaatattgttaataaaatatttaggaatattttatttttaattttaattgagttaaaGTCTGTTCTTTATGTTTAGTatgtagttaattttttaataaagattaaaattaggataaaaatgttaatgggtagttatttattaagttttaaatattgtatcatttctcattattttacaattaataatacaGAAGCATTTAGTTTCAAGAATGCTATgctttttattctaaaaaaccAACAATTGCTATTAGagcctctctttttttcttgagGGACCTGTGAGAGAAAAATCTGAAAGCAAGGACATTCAAGTTTTTCAACAATAGCACCATTAGTCTTTGATggtaaaaattatcaaatttggACAATATGAATGGAAGCTTACCTAGAAGCTATGGATTTATGGGAGGCAATTGAAGATGATTATGAAATTCTTGTTATACCTGGCAATCTAACAATGACTCAAATCAAGAATCACATGGACGGAAAAATCAGAAAAGTTAAGGCAAAAGTGTGCCTCTTTGTTGCAGTTTCACCAATCATTTTTACTCGAATCATGTCTCTAAAGTCAGCCAAAGCCATATGGGATTATCTCAAAGAAGAATATGATGGAGATAATCGAATTAAAGGCATGAAGGTGTTGAATCTCATTAGAGACTTTGAGTTGCAAAAGATGAAGGAATAGGAGTACTTTGAGAAGCTTCTAAACATAGCAAACAAAGTAAGATTGTTTGGTTCTGAATTTAAGGACTCTCGTATTGTTGGAAAATGTTTGGTTATTGAAAGATTTGAAGCTACCATAACAACGTTAGAAAACACTAAGGATTTTTTCAAGATCACTCTTGCAGAGCTTCTCAATGCTTTGTAGGCACAGGAGCAAAGAAGAGCCATGAGATAAGAAGGTGTCATTGAAGGAGTCTTGTAAGCCAAACACCATGAGAATGCACAAACCAACaagaaaaaattttataagaatcaAAATCCTACTGGAGAATCTTCAGCCAACAACAAAACAGGAGTCAAGAAGGGATCCTACCCTCCATGTCAACATTGCAATAAAATGGGTCATCCTCCATTCAAGTGCTGGAGAAGGCCTGACGCTAAATGCACCAAGTGTAATCAACTTAGGCATGAAGTTGTCATATACAAGAACTAAACTCAGCAGTAGGAAGAAAATGCTTAAATTGCAAACGAAGAGGAGGAAGATCAACTTTTTGTTGCAACCTGTTTTTCAACCAATGCTTCAAGCGAATCTTGGCTAATTGATAGTGGTTGTACTAATCACATTACCTTGTACAAGGCATTCTTTAGAAATATGAGGCCAACTGATGTTACCAAAGTCAGAATAGGAAATGGTGATTATATCTTAGTCAAAGGAAAGGGGACAATTGCAATTACAAGCTGTGTAGGCACAAAATTTATTCCATACGTTCTTTTCGTTTCTGAAATTGACCAAAATTTGTTAAGTGTTGGTCAACTAATTGAAAGAGGATTTagagttatttttgaaaacaaaaattgtttgattaaaGATGCAGTTAGTCAAGATATGTTCAAGGTGAAAATGAAAGGGAAAAACTTTGCTCTAAAATGATTGGAGGAGGAGCAAATTGTTTTCTCACTCAAGGAAAATGTGACAGAAATCTGGCACAAGAAACTAAGGCATTCTTATCATATGTTGGGTGCAAAATGTTCCTCTTATTTTGTAGCAATGGTTGCAACATTGGTTTTGATCCTT
Proteins encoded:
- the LOC106776311 gene encoding auxilin-like protein 1 isoform X3; the protein is MAHSRQPNKAGVTLSNKTNTNGTFSSSKTLYDDVYGGPPKFAVSTLSPRFEDYREIFGSFHTARASSIPLLDLPAVHDAEAFFDPRSHSFNYTEVFGALDFELPSDNLFHRHTALNAASSEEAWSPAETDSFSEELDQSAINQSILNGNIFHSVDGNVGSNILYHKVNGTRNEHMSKGKNQSSQLHAVPGYGQVYDETTELHRTDSSCLVADDIDLDLDMEFSTEKVKGNQPRATTMSKLRNFTSGEQTFDSDLNLQNAGSKKDSHSGEMFITVSDINLRSIPSQVPPPSRPPPVLDAKKDMCGLHSNSRLVVSEETPGAVSPPFFDAEDHMNSSATASAGAMNEAMLRAEAQLRSTKELKGRKKWDCETYSKSSYDAKVNKAKMCKDITGLNSLNDETALGSYDWRHSKAKLYVTDDRQEFKKSSPETMENLEGKSAVSMFEEKNKMESRSSIESDGSTEVGTWKDESDFFELAGMEESRMVTQTAKQSKNLVHGTGAQKHGQKEREASNVQEKRKQVKATEGNYQVEEYEKKYKATKEVREHDENIMNPEASNLKRRQREHMKMEKMPKVFEEEENEKTIKIAHQHGKSEKKVTEADQYAIMEDICEMGHREHKQAETQEPTEVDRQTANDIRQATGLRENQKKLRDVEKQQQNVSRRKQSEKMEENRKTQSEAFAIGQTDQEEKLKGSGKLENIVEGSNVVFESDHTEETCKSEKEMRLKLGKRIQMNKGLKEAHERVEIEKNLKSSFENEESDGGVIPAFRWDENGKRLKEDIELEVKEIRLKEASKQRENKAYEKYQSTKEFEDFYDGHREGNRLSESGDGEGIQKVMNQTPVQEQINRMLSEDQKKKITESTSSQTFAMEGSVAVSNENRHLEQSENMDKDRGMEKCKGLNKALDDKERKDGGNVKNAKATDETWEIENDEDLATQSASIDEEFIRKLKIFKESAADQNIEKMRTECKVGEKQLKGVEMENQLDNVKFSAPEQMTAGDAEHSKTQSEKEEDTVTKVDCRRSTETAEPVVQETVNAQKTAQLFHIGQSTESKTKSINEKSAIIKDTERMKRENESENDHLRKMEEEVDIERVREKEVEKAVLEAEREREREKDRMAVDRAAFEARDRAYAEACEREERAAFERATTEARYKALAEARERLMKACAEARDKSYIDKETAEARLKAERAAVERATAEAQDRALEKLKNERTAFESRERLDRSVTDNFCGRQDSSSSDMLDPQFQNSSPSTVSRHPYSLYGAASFSERSEREGESAQRCRARLERHRRTAERAAKALAEKNMRDLLAQKEQAERNRLSETLDAEVRRWSGGKEGNLRALLSTLQYVGAHILN
- the LOC106776311 gene encoding auxilin-like protein 1 isoform X2 — encoded protein: MAHSRQPNKAGVTLSNKTNTNGTFSSSKTLYDDVYGGPPKFAVSTLSPRFEDYREIFGSFHTARASSIPLLDLPAVHDAEAFFDPRSHSFNYTEVFGALDFELPSDNLFHRHTALNAASSEEAWSPAETDSFSEELDQSAINQSILNGNIFHSVDGNVGSNILYHKVNGTRNEHMSKGKNQSSQLHAVPGYGQVYDETTELHRTDSSCLVADDIDLDLDMEFSTEKVKGNQPRATTMSKLRNFTSGEQTFDSDLNLQNAGSKKDSHSGEMFITVSDINLRSIPSQVPPPSRPPPVLDAKKDMCGLHSNSRLVVSEETPGAVSPPFFDAEDHMNSSATASAGAMNEAMLRAEAQLRSTKELKGRKKWDCETYSKSSYDAKVNKAKMCKDITGLNSLNDETALGSYDWRHSKAKLYVTDDRQEFKKSSPETMENLEGKSAVSMFEEKNKMESRSSIESDGSTEVGTWKDESDFFELAGMEESRMVTQTAKQSKNLVHGTGAQKHGQKEREASNVQEKRKQVKATEGNYQVEEYEKKYKATKEVREHDENIMNPEASNLKRRQREHMKMEKMPKVFEEEENEKTIKIAHQHGKSEKKVTEADQYAIMEDICEMGHREHKQAETQEPTEVDRQTANDIRQATGLRENQKKLRDVEKQQQNVSRRKQSEKMEENRKTQSEAFAIGQTDQEEKLKGSGKLENIVEGSNVVFESDHTEETCKSEKEMRLKLGKRIQMNKGLKEAHERVEIEKNLKSSFENEESDGGVIPAFRWDENGKRLKEDIELEVKEIRLKEASKQRENKAYEKYQSTKEFEDFYDGHREGNRLSESGDGEGIQKVMNQTPVQEQINRMLSEDQKKKITESTSSQTFAMEGSVAVSNENRHLEQSENMDKDRGMEKCKGLNKALDDKERKDGGNVKNAKATDETWEIENDEDLATQSASIDEEFIRKLKIFKESAADQNIEKMRTECKVGEKQLKGVEMENQLDNVKFSAPEQMTAGDAEHSKTQSEKEEDTVTKVDCRRSTETAEPVVQETVNAQKTAQLFHIGQSTESKTKSINEKSAIIKDTERMKRENESENDHLRKMEEEVDIERVREKEVEKAVLEAEREREREKDRMAVDRAAFEARDRAYAEACEREERAAFERATTEARYKALAEARERLMKACAEARDKSYIDKETAEARLKAERAAVERATAEAQDRALEKLKNERTAFESRERLDRSVTDNFCGRQDSSSSDMLDPQFQNSSPSTVSRHPYSLYGEREGESAQRCRARLERHRRTAERAAKALAEKNMRDLLAQKEQAERNRLSETLDAEVRRWSGGKEGNLRALLSTLQYILGPDSGWQSIPLTEVITSAAVKKAYRKATLCVHPDKLQQRGASIQHKYICEKVFDLLKEAWNKFNSEER
- the LOC106776311 gene encoding auxilin-like protein 1 isoform X1; protein product: MAHSRQPNKAGVTLSNKTNTNGTFSSSKTLYDDVYGGPPKFAVSTLSPRFEDYREIFGSFHTARASSIPLLDLPAVHDAEAFFDPRSHSFNYTEVFGALDFELPSDNLFHRHTALNAASSEEAWSPAETDSFSEELDQSAINQSILNGNIFHSVDGNVGSNILYHKVNGTRNEHMSKGKNQSSQLHAVPGYGQVYDETTELHRTDSSCLVADDIDLDLDMEFSTEKVKGNQPRATTMSKLRNFTSGEQTFDSDLNLQNAGSKKDSHSGEMFITVSDINLRSIPSQVPPPSRPPPVLDAKKDMCGLHSNSRLVVSEETPGAVSPPFFDAEDHMNSSATASAGAMNEAMLRAEAQLRSTKELKGRKKWDCETYSKSSYDAKVNKAKMCKDITGLNSLNDETALGSYDWRHSKAKLYVTDDRQEFKKSSPETMENLEGKSAVSMFEEKNKMESRSSIESDGSTEVGTWKDESDFFELAGMEESRMVTQTAKQSKNLVHGTGAQKHGQKEREASNVQEKRKQVKATEGNYQVEEYEKKYKATKEVREHDENIMNPEASNLKRRQREHMKMEKMPKVFEEEENEKTIKIAHQHGKSEKKVTEADQYAIMEDICEMGHREHKQAETQEPTEVDRQTANDIRQATGLRENQKKLRDVEKQQQNVSRRKQSEKMEENRKTQSEAFAIGQTDQEEKLKGSGKLENIVEGSNVVFESDHTEETCKSEKEMRLKLGKRIQMNKGLKEAHERVEIEKNLKSSFENEESDGGVIPAFRWDENGKRLKEDIELEVKEIRLKEASKQRENKAYEKYQSTKEFEDFYDGHREGNRLSESGDGEGIQKVMNQTPVQEQINRMLSEDQKKKITESTSSQTFAMEGSVAVSNENRHLEQSENMDKDRGMEKCKGLNKALDDKERKDGGNVKNAKATDETWEIENDEDLATQSASIDEEFIRKLKIFKESAADQNIEKMRTECKVGEKQLKGVEMENQLDNVKFSAPEQMTAGDAEHSKTQSEKEEDTVTKVDCRRSTETAEPVVQETVNAQKTAQLFHIGQSTESKTKSINEKSAIIKDTERMKRENESENDHLRKMEEEVDIERVREKEVEKAVLEAEREREREKDRMAVDRAAFEARDRAYAEACEREERAAFERATTEARYKALAEARERLMKACAEARDKSYIDKETAEARLKAERAAVERATAEAQDRALEKLKNERTAFESRERLDRSVTDNFCGRQDSSSSDMLDPQFQNSSPSTVSRHPYSLYGAASFSERSEREGESAQRCRARLERHRRTAERAAKALAEKNMRDLLAQKEQAERNRLSETLDAEVRRWSGGKEGNLRALLSTLQYILGPDSGWQSIPLTEVITSAAVKKAYRKATLCVHPDKLQQRGASIQHKYICEKVFDLLKEAWNKFNSEER